The proteins below are encoded in one region of Pongo pygmaeus isolate AG05252 chromosome 20, NHGRI_mPonPyg2-v2.0_pri, whole genome shotgun sequence:
- the KANK3 gene encoding KN motif and ankyrin repeat domain-containing protein 3 isoform X2 translates to MAKFALNQNLPDLGGPRLCPVPAAGGARSPSSPYSVETPYGFHLDLDFLKYIEELEHGPAARRAPGPPTARRPRAPRPGLAGARSPGAWTSSESLASDDGGATGVLSQGAPRGLLMPPVSPRAPVRNPRVEHTLRETSRRLELAQTHERAPSPGRGVPRSPRGSGRSSPAPNLAPASPGPAQLQLVREQMAAALRRLRELEDQARTLPELQEQVRALRAEKARLLAGRAQPEPDGEAETRPDKLAQLRRLTERLATSERGGRARASPQADGPDGLAAGRSEGALQVLDGEVGSLDGTPQTREVAAEAVPKTREAGAQAVPETREAGVEAAPETVEADVWVTEALLGLPAAAERELELLRASLEHQRGVSELLRGRLRELEEAREAAQEAAAGTRAQPREATTQTSWSCAEKAAQTEPPAEAPSLTQESSAGSMDGDRAVAPAGILKSIMKKRDGTPGAQPSSGPKSLQFVGVLNGEYESSSSEDASDSDGDSENGGAEPPGSSSGSGDDSCGGPDSGTPGPPSGGDIRDPEPEAEAEPQPVAQGRCQLSPRLREACVALQRQLSRPRGVARDGSAVRLVAQEWFRVSSQRRSQAEPVARMLEGVRRLGPELLAHVVNLADGNGNTALHYSVSHGNLAIASLLLDTGACEVNRQNRAGYSALMLAALTSVRREEEDMAVVQRLFCMGDVNAKASQTGQTALMLAISHGRQDMVAALLACGADVNAQDADGATALMCASEYGRLDTVRLLLAQPGCDPAILDNEGTSALAIALEAEQDEVAALLHAHLSSGQPDIQSESPPGSQRATPGEGECSDNGENPHVQ, encoded by the exons ACCTGGGCGGCCCCCGCCTGTGCCCGGTCCCCGCCGCCGGGGGCGCACGCAGTCCGAGCTCGCCCTACTCGGTGGAGACGCCCTACGGCTTCCACCTGGACCTGGACTTCCTCAAGTACATAGAGGAGCTGGAGCATGGCCCCGCTGCCCGCCGCGCCCCGGGACCCCCGACCGCGCGCCGTCCCCGCGCGCCCCGGCCCGGCCTCGCGGGCGCACGTAGCCCAGGCGCCTGGACATCCAGCGAGTCCCTGGCCAGTGACGACGGTGGAGCAACGGGCGTACTCTCCCAGGGCGCGCCACGGGGGCTCCTGATGCCGCCGGTGTCGCCGCGTGCGCCCGTGCGCAACCCGCGCGTCGAGCACACGCTCCGGGAGACCAGCCGGCGGCTGGAGCTGGCGCAGACACACGAGCGCGCGCCCAGCCCCGGCCGCGGGGTCCCGCGCAGCCCACGCGGGTCCGGCCGCAGCAGCCCCGCCCCTAACCTTGCCCCTGCCTCGCCCGGCCCTGCCCAACTGCAGCTGGTGCGCGAGCAGATGGCCGCGGCGCTGCGGCGCCTGCGCGAGCTCGAGGACCAGGCGCGAACGCTGCCCGAGCTGCAGGAGCAGGTGCGCGCGCTGCGCGCCGAGAAGGCGCGGCTGCTGGCCGGGCGCGCGCAGCCCGAGCCGGACGGGGAGGCTGAGACGCGCCCGGACAAGCTCGCCCAGCTGCGGCGGCTCACCGAGCGCCTGGCCACCTCCGAGCGCGGCGGCCGTGCCAGGGCCAGCCCCCAGGCTGATGGCCCAGACGGCCTGGCTGCAGGGCGCAGTGAGGGCGCGCTCCAGGTCCTTGACGGGGAGGTCGGGAGTCTCGATGGGACGCCCCAGACCCGGGAGGTGGCCGCCGAGGCCGTGCCCAAGACCCGAGAAGCTGGTGCCCAGGCCGTGCCGGAGACCCGGGAGGCCGGCGTGGAGGCTGCCCCCGAGACGGTTGAGGCGGACGTGTGGGTGACCGAGGCGCTGCTGGGGCTGCCTGCGGCCGCTGAGCGCGAGCTGGAGCTGCTGCGCGCCAGCCTGGAGCACCAGCGCGGGGTGAGTGAGCTTCTGCGGGGCCGGCTGCGGGAGCTGGAGGAAGCCCGTGAGGCTGCGCAGGAGGCAGCGGCGGGGACCCGGGCCCAGCCACGTGAGGCCACCACCCAGACCTCGTGGAGCTGTGCCGAAAAGGCCGCGCAGACCGAGCCCCCAGCGGAGGCGCCCTCCTTGACTCAGGAGAGCTCGGCCGGATCCATGGACGGAGACAGGGCCGTGGCGCCCGCTG GCATCCTCAAATCCATCATGAAGAAGAGAGACGGCACACCTGGTGCCCAGCCCAGCTCCGGACCCAAGAGCCTGCAGTTTGTTGGGGTCCTCAACGGAGA GTACGAGAGCTCCTCCAGCGAGGACGCCAGCGACAGCGATGGCGACAGCGAGAACGGTGGCGCCGAGCCCCCGGGTAGCTCCTCGGGCTCCGGGGATGACAGCTGCGGGGGACCCGACTCGGGCACCCCTGGCCCTCCCAGCGGCGGGGACATCCGGGACCCTGAGCCCGAGGCGGAGGCAGAGCCTCAGCCGGTGGCACAGGGGAG GTGCCAGCTGAGCCCGCGTCTGAGGGAGGCGTGCGTAGCGCTGCAGCGGCAGCTGAGCCGGCCCCGCGGAGTAGCCCGCGACGGC AGCGCAGTGCGCCTCGTGGCCCAGGAGTGGTTTCGAGTGTCCAGCCAGCGGCGCTCTCAGGCGGAGCCCGTGGCCAGGATGCTGGAAGGGGTGAGGCGCCTGGGACCCGAACTGCTGGCGCACGTGGTGAACCTGGCAGATGGCAACGGGAACACGGCCCTGCACTACAGTGTGTCCCACGGGAACCTGGCCATCGCAAGCCTGCTCCTGGATACGG GGGCCTGCGAGGTCAACCGCCAGAACCGAGCCGGCTACTCGGCCCTCATGCTGGCTGCACTCACCTCTGTGAGGCGGGAAGAGGAGGACATGGCTGTGGTCCAGAGACTCTTCTGCATGGGCGATGTCAATGCCAAGGCCAGTCAG acGGGGCAGACAGCCCTCATGCTGGCCATCAGCCATGGCCGACAGGACATGGTGGCAGCCCTGCTGGCGTGTGGGGCTGATGTGAATGCGCAGGATGCGGATGGGGCCACAGCGCTGATGTGCGCCAGTGAGTATGGGCGCCTGGACACCGTGCGGCTGCTGCTCGCCCAGCCAGGCTGCGACCCTGCCATTCTGGACAAT GAGGGCACCAGTGCCCTGGCCATCGCCCTGGAGGCTGAGCAGGATGAGGTGGCCGCCCTGCTACACGCCCACCTGAGCTCGGGCCAGCCCGACATCCAG AGCGAGTCACCCCCTGGCTCCCAGAGAGCCACACCTGGTGAAGGAGAATGCAGTGACAATGGAGAGAACCCCCATGTTCAGTGA
- the KANK3 gene encoding KN motif and ankyrin repeat domain-containing protein 3 isoform X1 has product MAKFALNQNLPDLGGPRLCPVPAAGGARSPSSPYSVETPYGFHLDLDFLKYIEELEHGPAARRAPGPPTARRPRAPRPGLAGARSPGAWTSSESLASDDGGATGVLSQGAPRGLLMPPVSPRAPVRNPRVEHTLRETSRRLELAQTHERAPSPGRGVPRSPRGSGRSSPAPNLAPASPGPAQLQLVREQMAAALRRLRELEDQARTLPELQEQVRALRAEKARLLAGRAQPEPDGEAETRPDKLAQLRRLTERLATSERGGRARASPQADGPDGLAAGRSEGALQVLDGEVGSLDGTPQTREVAAEAVPKTREAGAQAVPETREAGVEAAPETVEADVWVTEALLGLPAAAERELELLRASLEHQRGVSELLRGRLRELEEAREAAQEAAAGTRAQPREATTQTSWSCAEKAAQTEPPAEAPSLTQESSAGSMDGDRAVAPAGILKSIMKKRDGTPGAQPSSGPKSLQFVGVLNGEYESSSSEDASDSDGDSENGGAEPPGSSSGSGDDSCGGPDSGTPGPPSGGDIRDPEPEAEAEPQPVAQGRCQLSPRLREACVALQRQLSRPRGVARDGVSAPEAQHQGVAWEPPRTSDAHLGERTGFHPFPPSTSPDPGLSKGISFPGQRRSFIGFPKEARPQPHSRTPQGQAFIAFPRSMFSRKFFPRRKGPPYPVFALRQGCGPGHPSGSAWLPTWRRSDLPSLPGKAKWVSSQSRPSPAPPPRWSAVDHRRCYLGPYPLQSAVRLVAQEWFRVSSQRRSQAEPVARMLEGVRRLGPELLAHVVNLADGNGNTALHYSVSHGNLAIASLLLDTGACEVNRQNRAGYSALMLAALTSVRREEEDMAVVQRLFCMGDVNAKASQTGQTALMLAISHGRQDMVAALLACGADVNAQDADGATALMCASEYGRLDTVRLLLAQPGCDPAILDNEGTSALAIALEAEQDEVAALLHAHLSSGQPDIQSESPPGSQRATPGEGECSDNGENPHVQ; this is encoded by the exons ACCTGGGCGGCCCCCGCCTGTGCCCGGTCCCCGCCGCCGGGGGCGCACGCAGTCCGAGCTCGCCCTACTCGGTGGAGACGCCCTACGGCTTCCACCTGGACCTGGACTTCCTCAAGTACATAGAGGAGCTGGAGCATGGCCCCGCTGCCCGCCGCGCCCCGGGACCCCCGACCGCGCGCCGTCCCCGCGCGCCCCGGCCCGGCCTCGCGGGCGCACGTAGCCCAGGCGCCTGGACATCCAGCGAGTCCCTGGCCAGTGACGACGGTGGAGCAACGGGCGTACTCTCCCAGGGCGCGCCACGGGGGCTCCTGATGCCGCCGGTGTCGCCGCGTGCGCCCGTGCGCAACCCGCGCGTCGAGCACACGCTCCGGGAGACCAGCCGGCGGCTGGAGCTGGCGCAGACACACGAGCGCGCGCCCAGCCCCGGCCGCGGGGTCCCGCGCAGCCCACGCGGGTCCGGCCGCAGCAGCCCCGCCCCTAACCTTGCCCCTGCCTCGCCCGGCCCTGCCCAACTGCAGCTGGTGCGCGAGCAGATGGCCGCGGCGCTGCGGCGCCTGCGCGAGCTCGAGGACCAGGCGCGAACGCTGCCCGAGCTGCAGGAGCAGGTGCGCGCGCTGCGCGCCGAGAAGGCGCGGCTGCTGGCCGGGCGCGCGCAGCCCGAGCCGGACGGGGAGGCTGAGACGCGCCCGGACAAGCTCGCCCAGCTGCGGCGGCTCACCGAGCGCCTGGCCACCTCCGAGCGCGGCGGCCGTGCCAGGGCCAGCCCCCAGGCTGATGGCCCAGACGGCCTGGCTGCAGGGCGCAGTGAGGGCGCGCTCCAGGTCCTTGACGGGGAGGTCGGGAGTCTCGATGGGACGCCCCAGACCCGGGAGGTGGCCGCCGAGGCCGTGCCCAAGACCCGAGAAGCTGGTGCCCAGGCCGTGCCGGAGACCCGGGAGGCCGGCGTGGAGGCTGCCCCCGAGACGGTTGAGGCGGACGTGTGGGTGACCGAGGCGCTGCTGGGGCTGCCTGCGGCCGCTGAGCGCGAGCTGGAGCTGCTGCGCGCCAGCCTGGAGCACCAGCGCGGGGTGAGTGAGCTTCTGCGGGGCCGGCTGCGGGAGCTGGAGGAAGCCCGTGAGGCTGCGCAGGAGGCAGCGGCGGGGACCCGGGCCCAGCCACGTGAGGCCACCACCCAGACCTCGTGGAGCTGTGCCGAAAAGGCCGCGCAGACCGAGCCCCCAGCGGAGGCGCCCTCCTTGACTCAGGAGAGCTCGGCCGGATCCATGGACGGAGACAGGGCCGTGGCGCCCGCTG GCATCCTCAAATCCATCATGAAGAAGAGAGACGGCACACCTGGTGCCCAGCCCAGCTCCGGACCCAAGAGCCTGCAGTTTGTTGGGGTCCTCAACGGAGA GTACGAGAGCTCCTCCAGCGAGGACGCCAGCGACAGCGATGGCGACAGCGAGAACGGTGGCGCCGAGCCCCCGGGTAGCTCCTCGGGCTCCGGGGATGACAGCTGCGGGGGACCCGACTCGGGCACCCCTGGCCCTCCCAGCGGCGGGGACATCCGGGACCCTGAGCCCGAGGCGGAGGCAGAGCCTCAGCCGGTGGCACAGGGGAG GTGCCAGCTGAGCCCGCGTCTGAGGGAGGCGTGCGTAGCGCTGCAGCGGCAGCTGAGCCGGCCCCGCGGAGTAGCCCGCGACGGCGTGAGTGCCCCGGAAGCGCAGCACCAGGGAGTGGCGTGGGAGCCTCCAAGGACCTCTGACGCCCACTTAGGGGAGCGCACCGGGTTCCATCCCTTCCCGCCAAGCACCTCGCCTGACCCCGGGCTCTCCAAAGGGATCTCCTTCCCAGGACAGCGCCGATCTTTCATTGGTTTCCCCAAAGAGGcccggccccagccccactcCCGGACTCCCCAAGGGCAAGCGTTCATTGCCTTTCCCCGTTCCATGTTCTCCCGCAAATTCTTCCCTAGAAGGAAAGGACCCCCTTACCCCGTGTTTGCCCTCCGACAGGGGTGTGGCCCCGGCCATCCATCTGGGTCCGCATGGCTCCCCACCTGGAGGAGGAGTGAccttccttccctgcctggaAAAGCCAAATGGGTCTCTTCCCAGTCCCGCCCCTCCCCAGCTCCCCCACCACGATGGTCCGCCGTGGACCATCGTCGATGTTACCTTGGCCCCTATCCCTTGCAGAGCGCAGTGCGCCTCGTGGCCCAGGAGTGGTTTCGAGTGTCCAGCCAGCGGCGCTCTCAGGCGGAGCCCGTGGCCAGGATGCTGGAAGGGGTGAGGCGCCTGGGACCCGAACTGCTGGCGCACGTGGTGAACCTGGCAGATGGCAACGGGAACACGGCCCTGCACTACAGTGTGTCCCACGGGAACCTGGCCATCGCAAGCCTGCTCCTGGATACGG GGGCCTGCGAGGTCAACCGCCAGAACCGAGCCGGCTACTCGGCCCTCATGCTGGCTGCACTCACCTCTGTGAGGCGGGAAGAGGAGGACATGGCTGTGGTCCAGAGACTCTTCTGCATGGGCGATGTCAATGCCAAGGCCAGTCAG acGGGGCAGACAGCCCTCATGCTGGCCATCAGCCATGGCCGACAGGACATGGTGGCAGCCCTGCTGGCGTGTGGGGCTGATGTGAATGCGCAGGATGCGGATGGGGCCACAGCGCTGATGTGCGCCAGTGAGTATGGGCGCCTGGACACCGTGCGGCTGCTGCTCGCCCAGCCAGGCTGCGACCCTGCCATTCTGGACAAT GAGGGCACCAGTGCCCTGGCCATCGCCCTGGAGGCTGAGCAGGATGAGGTGGCCGCCCTGCTACACGCCCACCTGAGCTCGGGCCAGCCCGACATCCAG AGCGAGTCACCCCCTGGCTCCCAGAGAGCCACACCTGGTGAAGGAGAATGCAGTGACAATGGAGAGAACCCCCATGTTCAGTGA